The Echeneis naucrates chromosome 23, fEcheNa1.1, whole genome shotgun sequence genome has a segment encoding these proteins:
- the mcm10 gene encoding protein MCM10 homolog, with protein sequence MDSEDDLEILTALLAESEGAGEEQVDDLDGLFDDDNNEEEYTEGTDEEGQDVAEDTVSDLFGDVDDIEKEEKDTRGEASESLNRSKEDLQEELRQMQKQMQRLQQQLQASQKVSTPPSTPVRTAGRSAGPKPVNPKPTPPRQPTSNVTQAIPAAASQRTKTQAAAASSSTPVRGGGKLQESSDFLDQLNNADTFKHKPRVAHQPKPSTSLENRGPLVEIKIGSSFQPEESSSCVSNPLRSPPASHTRPAPAGQPKPSSLPPAPKDVAVEKYSGLRLRKPRVSSSEMDRKMADRRLICLSQVPECLAREKLEDSDWVTFAVLVKKTTPQSSSSGKTFSIWKLNDLHNLEVFVSLLLFGEVHKEHWKTDPGTVIGLLNPNPMKQKDGYDGVSLTVDHPQKVLLMGEAQDYSTCKAMKKNGDPCSQIVNLYECQFCQYHVKAQYKKMSSKRAELQSSFSGKAPNRVKGKGSSGGLRERLCQDGFYYGGVSSAACAASLTATKPNKPTQKTLDNLFVKGSAQLANQAKRLALQSGEVSGCSNEFKSLMLIPTPGALQLKRHLAQGSQSVSKDVTGAPVQSISASDLLKQQKKKQQELLENRRRRMDEIQKRVLQNSTGPKPGLSSLQGQEGLTSPRAASEVPKSTQSPPAPTLGRGFSEGDDIIFFENSPRATPSPSALGLSAAKMAALKKLRAKGKGLEKEDPNAVKRKRNDSSEISNRVEKNLTSPEGEALGNDDEEPAQKKKRDLLNYIQSEDFQKILNAKSRHGAVLQAAEYQLQERYFEALVKKEQMEEKMKGIREMKCRAVTCKKCSYTYFKPADRCVAENHNLRWHDAVKRFFKCQCGQRAIALDRLPHKHCSNCGLFKWERDGMLKEKMGPKIGGELLLPRGEEHGKFLNSMK encoded by the exons ATGGATA GTGAGGATGATCTGGAGATTTTGACAGCACTGCTAGCAGAGAGTGAAGGCGCTGGAGAAGAGCAGGTGGATGATTTAGACGGCCTGTTTGATGATGACAACAATGAGGAGGAGTATACCGAGGGCACTGATGAGGAAGGGCAAGATGTGGCAGAGGACACAGTGTCAGATCTCTTTGGAGATGTGGATGACattgaaaaagaagagaaagacactAGAGGAGAAGCCAGCGAGAGCCTGAACCGGTCCAAGGAGGATTTACAAG AGGAGCTCAGGCAGATGCAGAAACAGATGCAGAGGTTGCAGCAGCAACTGCAGGCAAGTCAGAAGGTTTCCACTCCACCATCCACTCCAGTCAGGACTGCAGGAAGATCAGCTGGTCCTAAACCAGTGAACCCCAAACCAACACCTCCCAGACAGCCGACCTCGAACGTGACCCAGGCCATACCAGCAGCTGCCTCACAGAGGACCAAGACACAAGCAG CTGCGGCATCTTCATCCACTCCAGTCAGAGGAGGTGGGAAGCTCCAGGAGTCCTCAGACTTTCTTGACCAGCTGAATAACGCCGATACCTTCAAACACAAACCCAGAGTAGCTCACCAACCCAAACCCAGCACATCACTAG AAAACAGAGGACCACTGGTGGAGATAAAGATAGGAAGCTCATTCCAGCCAGAAGAAAGCAGCAGTTGTGTTTCCAATCCTCTGCGTTCACCTCCAGCCTCCCACACCAGACCTGCACCAGCAGGACAGCCTAaaccttcctcccttcctccagCTCCTAAAGATGTAGCTGTTGAGAAGTACTCAGGCCTACGGCTCAG AAAACCACGAGTTTCGTCCAGTGAGATGGACCGCAAGATGGCTGACCGCCGTCTCATCTGCCTGTCACAGGTGCCAGAGTGTTTGGCTCGGGAGAAACTGGAGGACAGCGACTGGGTGACGTTCGCAGTGTTGGTCAAGAAGACCACaccacaaagcagcagcagt GGGAAAACCTTCAGCATCTGGAAGCTGAATGACCTTCATAACCTAGaagtttttgtgtctctgttgctgTTTGGTGAAGTCCACAAAGAGCACTGGAAGACCGATCCAGGCACTGTTATTGGGCTCCTCAACCCCAACCCCATGAAGCAGAAGGACGGATATGACGGG GTCAGCTTGACGGTGGATCACCCACAGAAAGTGCTCCTGATGGGTGAAGCTCAGGACTACAGCACCTGCAAAGCCATGAAGAAGAATGGAGACCCCTGCTCTCAAATTGTCAACTTG TACGAGTGCCAGTTCTGCCAGTATCATGTTAAGGCCCAGTATAAGAAGATGAGCTCAAAGAGGGCAGAGCTGCAGTCCTCATTCTCTGGAAAGGCTCCCAACAGGGTGAAAGGGAAGGGCAGCAGTGGCGGCTTGAGAGAACGTCTATGTCAGGACGGCTTCTACTACGGCGGCGTTTCCTCAGCTGCCTGTGCTGCGTCGCT AACAGCTACCAAACCCAACAAACCTACCCAGAAAACCCTGGATAATCTGTTTGTGAAAGGCTCAGCTCAGCTGGCCAACCAGGCCAAGAGGCTCG cCTTGCAGTCTGGTGAAGTTTCAGGTTGCTCAAATGAATTCAAGAGCCTGATGTTGATTCCAACGCCGGGAGCTCTGCAGCTGAAGAGGCATTTAGCTCAGGGCAGCCAATCAG TCTCCAAAGATGTGACTGGAGCTCCAGTTCAATCCATCTCAGCATCAGATCTgctgaaacagcagaaaaagaagcagcaggagctcCTGGAGAACCGTCGACGGAGGATGGACGAGATCCAGAAAAGGGTGCTGCAGAACTCCACCGGGCCTAAACCCGGGCTGTCATCCTTACAGGGCCAAGAGGGTCTCACATCCCCAAGAGCAGCTTCTGAGGTACCCAAATCCACCCAAAGCCCCCCAGCGCCGACCCTTGGCCGAGGGTTCTCTGAGGGTGACGACATCATCTTCTTTGAGAACAGCCCTCGTGCAACTCCTTCACCCAGCGCCCTCGGCCTGTCCGCTGCCAAGATGGCTGCCCTGAAGAAGCTGAGAGCCAAAGGGAAAGGCCTGGAAAAAGAAGACCCCAACgctgtgaagaggaagaggaatgaCAGCAGTGAGATCAGCAACCGGGTGGAGAAGAATCTAACCTCACCCGAGG GTGAGGCATTGGGTAACGATGATGAGGAGCCAGCTCAGAAGAAGAAGCGAGATCTGCTGAACTACATTCAGTCTGAGGACTTCCAGAAGATCCTCAACGCCAAATCTCGCCATGGAGCAGTGCTACAGGCG GCAGAGTACCAGCTGCAAGAACGATACTTTGAGGCTCTGGTGAAGAAGGAGCAGATGGAAGAGAAGATGAAGGGAATCAGAGAGATGAAGTGTCGCGCCGTCACCTGTAAAAAG TGTAGCTACACCTACTTTAAGCCTGCGGATCGCTGTGTGGCAGAGAATCACAATTTGCGGTGGCATGACGCTGTCAAACGCTTCTTCAAATGTCAATGTGGACAGAGAGCCATTGCTCTGGACAGGCtaccacacaaacactgcag TAACTGTGGGCTGTTCAAATGGGAGCGTGACGGGATGCTAAAg GAGAAAATGGGACCAAAGATTGGTGGAGAGCTTCTTCTGCCTCGAGGAGAGGAACACGGCAAGTTCCTCAACAGCATGAAATGA